In Microbacterium galbinum, a single window of DNA contains:
- a CDS encoding ion channel has protein sequence MSSHDENVGDGRRKPSEGVIGYCGVLVLLVVSYALSTAQKSTNPSPLAFLLILATVAVVFRVTGANAALQRTSWVILSVAGAAAVVAVFLGTEQKLLDIGLSSATLVALLIAPVAIIAHQIRRRGLNLEALLAAITAYVLVGIAFAFAYNLLGLLSPQPVFADAHEDSLAHQLFFSFTTLTTTGYGNLVPEGTIGQTIAVVEAITGQLFLLTAFARILRGATSPREDVQPDS, from the coding sequence GTGTCCAGCCACGACGAGAACGTTGGTGACGGTCGGCGCAAGCCGAGTGAGGGCGTCATCGGCTATTGCGGTGTGCTCGTGCTCCTCGTGGTGTCGTACGCACTTTCGACCGCCCAGAAGTCGACGAACCCGAGCCCACTCGCTTTCCTGCTGATCCTCGCGACCGTCGCGGTCGTCTTCCGTGTCACCGGCGCGAACGCTGCACTGCAGCGCACCAGCTGGGTGATCCTCTCGGTCGCCGGAGCAGCGGCGGTCGTGGCCGTGTTCTTGGGCACGGAGCAGAAACTGCTCGACATCGGGCTCTCGTCGGCGACACTCGTGGCGCTGCTCATCGCGCCGGTCGCGATCATCGCCCACCAGATCCGTCGTCGAGGGCTCAACCTCGAAGCGCTCCTCGCGGCGATCACGGCATACGTGCTCGTGGGGATCGCCTTCGCCTTCGCGTACAACCTGCTCGGCCTGCTCTCCCCGCAACCGGTGTTCGCGGATGCGCACGAGGACTCGCTGGCCCATCAGCTCTTCTTCTCGTTCACGACGCTGACGACCACCGGCTACGGCAATCTCGTCCCGGAAGGAACCATCGGGCAGACGATCGCGGTCGTCGAGGCCATCACCGGCCAGCTCTTCCTCCTCACCGCGTTCGCTCGCATCCTGCGCGGCGCCACCTCTCCGCGTGAGGACGTACAGCCCGACAGTTGA
- a CDS encoding iron chelate uptake ABC transporter family permease subunit, with protein MTSPISCSTAVPGASAERGTFRVRRAIGFLVIALVLGATVMLSLSIGARDVAIPVVWDAIRGAGSDADAASVLALRIPRTALGLLVGAALGVAGALIQAVTRNPLADPGILGVNSGAAFAVAIAVGVFGLTSPPAFLWFAFGGALVTTIIVYLIGSAGRGSVSPARITLAGVAIGAVLSGITAGMLLANPKGFNAMRAWEAGAIADRGWEVIVVAGPYLAAGLVLALMLGRPLNAVALGDDLARSLGSSVLRTRVLSIIAITLLCGTATAMAGPIAFVGLMIPHVARWIVGPDQRWIIAYSVLLAPILLLASDVVGRVVLRPGELPVGIVTAFIGAPVLILLVRRQRASAL; from the coding sequence GTGACCTCTCCGATCTCCTGCTCGACAGCCGTTCCCGGCGCGTCAGCGGAGCGGGGGACTTTCAGAGTTCGCCGCGCCATCGGCTTCCTCGTCATCGCCCTTGTCCTGGGAGCGACCGTGATGCTCAGCTTGTCGATCGGCGCGCGCGACGTCGCGATCCCGGTCGTATGGGACGCCATCCGTGGAGCGGGGTCGGACGCCGATGCCGCATCGGTGCTCGCGCTCCGCATCCCCCGCACCGCCCTCGGTCTCCTCGTCGGTGCCGCGCTCGGCGTCGCCGGAGCACTGATCCAGGCCGTCACCCGCAATCCGCTCGCCGACCCGGGCATCCTGGGCGTGAACTCTGGTGCCGCCTTCGCGGTGGCGATCGCCGTCGGCGTCTTCGGCCTCACCTCACCGCCCGCGTTCCTGTGGTTCGCGTTCGGTGGCGCGCTGGTCACGACGATCATCGTCTACCTCATCGGTTCCGCAGGACGAGGGTCCGTGAGCCCCGCCCGCATCACGCTGGCCGGAGTCGCCATCGGCGCTGTGCTGTCGGGTATCACCGCAGGGATGCTGCTGGCGAACCCGAAGGGATTCAACGCCATGCGCGCCTGGGAAGCCGGCGCCATCGCGGACCGCGGTTGGGAGGTCATCGTGGTCGCCGGGCCCTATCTCGCCGCAGGACTCGTGCTCGCCCTGATGCTCGGACGCCCGCTCAACGCCGTGGCCCTCGGCGACGACCTCGCGCGGTCACTGGGCTCGAGCGTCCTGCGCACACGTGTCCTCTCGATCATCGCGATCACCCTGCTGTGCGGCACCGCGACGGCCATGGCGGGTCCCATCGCCTTCGTCGGCCTGATGATCCCGCACGTCGCACGATGGATCGTCGGTCCGGATCAGCGGTGGATCATCGCCTACTCCGTTCTCCTCGCACCGATCCTGCTCCTGGCATCCGACGTGGTGGGCCGTGTCGTCCTGCGCCCCGGCGAACTGCCCGTCGGTATCGTCACCGCCTTCATCGGCGCCCCGGTTCTCATCCTGCTGGTCCGACGGCAGAGGGCGAGCGCGCTGTGA
- a CDS encoding GIY-YIG nuclease family protein — protein sequence MTRPTSLPGPCHLCGGVDGERRDDRWICAICGWRYGDVPDDDLPRHRVDVVYYLRYDRRVKIGTSAHPRQRVARIHHDELLAFERGDRALEQQRHREFAEWREGGEWFEFSSALEAHTRLLRRAGPPWNQYARWVSEALRG from the coding sequence ATGACCCGACCCACGTCCCTCCCCGGGCCCTGCCACCTGTGCGGCGGGGTCGACGGCGAGCGTCGTGATGACCGATGGATCTGCGCGATCTGCGGCTGGCGGTACGGGGATGTGCCCGATGACGACCTGCCGCGTCATCGGGTCGACGTCGTCTACTACCTCCGATACGACAGACGGGTGAAGATCGGCACGAGCGCGCACCCCCGGCAGAGGGTCGCTCGCATCCACCACGACGAGCTGCTCGCGTTCGAGCGCGGCGACCGCGCACTCGAGCAGCAGCGACATCGGGAGTTCGCCGAGTGGCGCGAGGGCGGCGAGTGGTTCGAGTTCAGCTCGGCGCTCGAAGCGCACACCCGGCTCCTGCGACGCGCAGGGCCGCCGTGGAACCAGTACGCACGGTGGGTGAGCGAGGCGCTGCGGGGGTGA
- a CDS encoding maltokinase N-terminal cap-like domain-containing protein, translating to MNVVAPGVLEDYLVRTRWFAGKSRPFHVSRVRRIADLEGPDQGVRVAVFLVTVDYSDGEAGHETYQVPLSIYDEPQEAIAHAFIGAAEDEGRIRHVYDAVHDRYAMALWLDGLVAAEHSATFDRGGLRFHRVPGTDPLDPGLRASPLSGEQSNSSIRFDDVAIMKVFRKVTPGANPDIEIHRELTRQHSEHVAALYGWVEADVDGETVQLAMMQEFLRTASDGFELATGSVRSLLANPSQSVEESGADFAGEAARLGTAVAEVHAALRGRFPSETRDAAAAQALARALEDRLDHALGVVPELAPYAERLRAMYATVAALGRLDVQRVHGDLHLGQTLRTAHGWRIVDFEGEPGRRFAERSLPDSPWRDVAGMLRSFDYVPGTVALTQATEEGADPDAEDDLRADLAREWARRARGHFLDAYVGALCRTESVGADAAAPGEEEQILADNRALLDAYVADKAVYEAVYEKRNRPAWIAIPLAALADVV from the coding sequence GTGAACGTCGTCGCTCCGGGAGTCCTGGAGGACTACCTCGTGCGCACCCGCTGGTTCGCCGGCAAGAGCCGACCGTTCCACGTCTCGCGGGTGCGGCGGATCGCTGACCTCGAGGGCCCGGACCAGGGCGTGCGGGTGGCGGTCTTCCTCGTGACCGTCGACTACTCCGACGGCGAGGCGGGTCACGAGACCTATCAGGTACCCCTGTCGATCTACGACGAGCCGCAGGAGGCGATCGCCCACGCGTTCATCGGGGCGGCGGAGGATGAGGGGCGCATCCGGCACGTCTACGACGCCGTGCACGATCGTTACGCCATGGCGCTCTGGCTCGACGGGCTCGTGGCGGCGGAGCACAGCGCGACGTTCGACCGGGGAGGACTCCGTTTCCATCGCGTGCCGGGAACCGATCCGCTCGACCCGGGGCTGCGGGCATCCCCGCTGAGCGGCGAGCAGTCCAACTCGTCGATCCGGTTCGACGACGTCGCGATCATGAAGGTGTTCCGCAAGGTGACCCCCGGCGCGAATCCCGACATCGAGATCCATCGGGAACTCACCCGGCAGCACTCGGAGCACGTCGCCGCGCTCTACGGCTGGGTCGAGGCCGATGTCGACGGCGAGACCGTGCAGCTGGCGATGATGCAGGAGTTCCTGCGCACCGCTTCCGACGGGTTCGAACTGGCGACCGGGAGCGTGCGATCCCTGCTCGCCAACCCGTCGCAGAGCGTCGAGGAGTCGGGAGCGGACTTCGCCGGCGAGGCCGCGCGCCTCGGAACTGCGGTCGCCGAGGTGCACGCGGCGTTGCGCGGACGGTTCCCGTCGGAGACGCGTGATGCGGCCGCCGCGCAGGCCCTGGCGCGTGCGCTGGAGGATCGCCTCGACCACGCACTCGGTGTCGTGCCGGAACTCGCACCGTACGCCGAGCGCCTTCGGGCGATGTACGCGACGGTGGCCGCGCTCGGCCGGCTCGACGTGCAGCGCGTGCACGGCGACCTTCACCTGGGGCAGACCCTGCGCACCGCGCACGGGTGGCGCATCGTCGACTTCGAGGGTGAGCCGGGGCGCCGGTTCGCGGAGCGCTCGCTCCCCGATTCACCCTGGCGCGATGTCGCCGGGATGCTGCGCTCCTTCGACTACGTGCCCGGCACGGTGGCCCTCACGCAGGCGACGGAGGAGGGGGCCGATCCGGATGCCGAAGACGATCTGCGCGCCGATCTCGCTCGTGAGTGGGCGCGTCGGGCGCGGGGGCATTTCCTCGACGCCTACGTCGGCGCGCTCTGCCGTACCGAGTCGGTCGGGGCGGATGCTGCGGCGCCGGGGGAGGAGGAGCAGATCCTCGCCGACAACCGCGCGCTGCTCGACGCATACGTCGCCGACAAGGCCGTGTACGAGGCCGTGTACGAGAAGCGCAACCGCCCCGCGTGGATCGCGATCCCGCTCGCCGCGCTCGCCGACGTGGTCTGA
- a CDS encoding FecCD family ABC transporter permease encodes MTLLDRSATERRVPDGHLALPVPGGFVPVHRRGLLVGGVTALGILVLALLALCLGDYPLSLPEVTAALFSDQGFASRIVVEWRLPRIVAAIVFGAALGASGALFQTLTRNPLGSPDVIGFSTGAYTGAILVITLAGGSVITVSIGALAGGLMTALVVYMLAWRNGVQGFRLIIVGIAVTAILSSLNTYLLLRAQTEVAMTASIWGAGSLSLVGWDDVGVAIGPLAVLLVLTLLVSGPLRQLELGDDAARAHGVRTERTRLLVMVVGVALIAIVTAVSGPIAFIALAAPQIARRLTSGAGIPIGTSAMVAAFLLLAADAIAQHVVPGSVPVGIVTVVIGGVYLVTLLVHEARKQL; translated from the coding sequence GTGACCTTGCTCGACCGCTCCGCGACCGAACGTCGCGTGCCCGACGGCCATCTCGCCCTCCCCGTGCCCGGCGGGTTCGTTCCGGTGCATCGGCGGGGTCTCCTCGTCGGGGGCGTGACCGCGCTCGGGATCCTCGTGCTCGCGCTGCTCGCGCTGTGCCTCGGCGACTACCCGCTCTCCCTCCCGGAAGTGACTGCCGCGCTCTTCTCCGACCAGGGCTTCGCGAGCAGGATCGTGGTGGAGTGGCGCCTCCCGCGCATCGTCGCCGCCATCGTCTTCGGGGCCGCGCTCGGAGCATCCGGCGCACTGTTCCAGACTCTCACCCGCAACCCGCTGGGCTCCCCCGACGTCATCGGATTCTCGACCGGCGCCTACACCGGCGCGATCCTCGTGATCACGCTCGCCGGGGGCAGCGTCATCACCGTCTCGATCGGCGCACTCGCCGGCGGTCTCATGACAGCCCTCGTGGTCTACATGCTCGCCTGGCGGAACGGCGTGCAGGGCTTCCGGCTGATCATCGTCGGCATCGCCGTGACCGCCATCCTCAGCAGCCTAAACACCTACCTGCTGCTGCGGGCGCAGACCGAGGTCGCGATGACCGCGTCGATCTGGGGCGCCGGGTCGCTCTCCCTCGTGGGCTGGGACGACGTCGGTGTCGCAATCGGCCCGCTCGCGGTGCTCCTCGTCCTCACCCTTCTCGTCAGCGGCCCTCTCCGTCAGCTCGAACTCGGAGACGATGCCGCCCGGGCGCACGGGGTGCGCACCGAACGTACGCGCCTTCTGGTGATGGTCGTCGGTGTGGCGCTCATCGCGATCGTGACCGCCGTCTCCGGGCCGATCGCCTTCATCGCCCTCGCCGCTCCGCAGATCGCCCGCCGCCTCACCTCCGGCGCCGGCATCCCGATCGGCACCTCCGCGATGGTCGCTGCGTTCCTTCTCCTCGCCGCCGATGCGATCGCGCAGCACGTCGTTCCCGGGTCCGTTCCGGTCGGCATCGTCACCGTCGTGATCGGCGGCGTCTATCTGGTCACCCTCCTCGTCCACGAAGCCCGAAAGCAGCTCTAG
- the treS gene encoding maltose alpha-D-glucosyltransferase translates to MSTAADPAPPTASIPILTQEPFPDTPGSPAPEWFKTAVFYEVLVRSFKDGDGDGSGDFRGLIDKLDYLQWLGVDCLWIPPFFPSPLRDGGYDVADYTGIQSDLGTTADFQEFLDAAHARDMRVIIDFVMNHTSDEHPWFQASRNDPDGPFGDFYVWSDTDDLYEDARIIFVDTEPSNWTWDPVRQQYFWHRFFSHQPDLNFDNPKVHEAMIDAMRFWLDMGLDGFRLDAVPYLYERPGTNGENLPETHDFLKKVRRIVDDEYPGRVLLAEANQWPADVVDYFGDPEVGGDECHMCFHFPVMPRIFMAVRRESRYPISEILAETPSIPSGCQWGIFLRNHDELTLEMVTDEDRDYMWSEYAQDPRMKANIGIRRRLAPLLDNDIDRIELFTGLLLSLPGSPVLYYGDEIGMGDNIWLGDRDGVRTPMQWTSDRNAGFSTANPGRLSRPIVQDPVYGYLAVNVEAQQEDRSSLLHWTRLMIHARKKHPAFGLGSFNDLGGSNPAVLSYTREHTNDDGTVDVILCVNNLSQFPQPVELDLRRFEGMVPVELVGGVPFPRVGELPYLLTLGGHGFFWFQLQEPADDADERGML, encoded by the coding sequence ATGAGCACTGCGGCCGATCCGGCACCGCCCACGGCATCCATCCCCATCCTGACCCAGGAGCCGTTCCCCGACACCCCGGGCAGTCCCGCGCCCGAGTGGTTCAAGACCGCGGTGTTCTACGAGGTCCTCGTCCGCTCGTTCAAGGACGGCGACGGCGACGGGTCGGGTGACTTCCGCGGGCTGATCGACAAGCTCGACTACCTGCAGTGGCTCGGGGTGGACTGCCTCTGGATCCCGCCGTTCTTCCCCTCCCCGCTGAGAGACGGCGGGTACGACGTCGCCGACTACACGGGCATCCAATCCGACCTCGGCACCACGGCCGACTTCCAGGAGTTCCTCGACGCGGCCCATGCGCGCGACATGCGGGTGATCATCGACTTCGTCATGAACCACACCAGTGACGAGCATCCGTGGTTCCAGGCGAGCCGGAACGATCCCGACGGGCCCTTCGGAGACTTCTACGTGTGGAGCGACACGGACGATCTCTACGAGGACGCGCGGATCATCTTCGTCGACACCGAACCCAGCAACTGGACCTGGGACCCGGTGCGCCAGCAGTACTTCTGGCACCGCTTCTTCTCCCACCAGCCCGACCTCAACTTCGACAACCCGAAGGTGCACGAGGCGATGATCGACGCCATGCGGTTCTGGCTCGACATGGGGCTCGACGGATTCCGCCTCGACGCCGTCCCGTACCTCTACGAGCGCCCGGGCACCAACGGCGAGAACCTGCCCGAGACCCATGATTTCCTCAAGAAAGTGCGGCGGATCGTCGACGACGAGTACCCCGGTCGGGTGCTGCTCGCCGAGGCGAACCAGTGGCCGGCCGACGTCGTCGACTACTTCGGCGACCCCGAGGTCGGCGGCGACGAGTGCCACATGTGCTTCCACTTCCCGGTGATGCCGCGGATCTTCATGGCGGTCCGACGGGAGTCCCGGTACCCGATCAGCGAGATCCTCGCCGAGACGCCCTCGATCCCCTCCGGATGCCAGTGGGGGATCTTCCTCCGCAACCACGACGAGCTCACGCTCGAGATGGTCACCGACGAGGACCGGGACTACATGTGGAGCGAATACGCGCAGGATCCCCGGATGAAGGCCAACATCGGCATCCGCCGTCGCCTCGCGCCGCTCCTCGACAACGACATCGATCGCATCGAGCTGTTCACGGGACTCCTGCTGTCGCTGCCCGGATCGCCGGTGCTGTACTACGGCGACGAGATCGGGATGGGGGACAACATCTGGCTCGGCGATCGCGACGGCGTGCGCACTCCGATGCAGTGGACCTCGGATCGCAACGCGGGTTTCTCGACCGCCAACCCCGGACGGCTCTCCCGTCCGATCGTGCAGGACCCCGTGTACGGGTACCTCGCGGTGAACGTCGAAGCGCAGCAGGAGGACCGGTCATCGCTGCTGCACTGGACGCGGCTGATGATCCACGCCCGCAAGAAGCACCCGGCCTTCGGGCTCGGCAGCTTCAACGACCTCGGGGGATCGAACCCCGCCGTGCTGTCGTACACGCGCGAGCACACCAATGACGACGGCACCGTCGACGTCATCCTCTGCGTCAACAACCTGTCGCAGTTCCCGCAGCCGGTCGAACTCGACCTCCGTCGCTTCGAGGGGATGGTGCCGGTCGAGCTGGTCGGCGGCGTGCCCTTCCCCCGCGTCGGCGAGCTGCCGTATCTGCTGACGCTCGGCGGACACGGGTTCTTCTGGTTCCAGCTGCAGGAACCCGCCGACGATGCCGATGAACGGGGGATGCTGTGA
- a CDS encoding ABC transporter ATP-binding protein translates to MPASDARLVAESATLAYDRRVISESLSLSIPDGSFTVIVGPNACGKSTLLRALARLLIPAEGAITLDGKSISRYRAKEAARIIGLLPQSSIAPDGITVIDLVARGRYPHQGLIRQWSSEDQEAVEKAMRATNVDELRGRQVDELSGGQRQRVWAAMALAQQTPILLLDEPTTFLDIAHQIELLDLFADLHADGNTLVAVLHDLNHAARYATHLIAMRDGRVVAEGEPRDVVTSALVREVFGLEARVIEDPATGTPLVVPEARATRDARAH, encoded by the coding sequence ATGCCCGCATCCGATGCCCGCCTGGTCGCCGAATCCGCGACGCTCGCCTACGATCGGCGCGTGATCTCGGAGAGTCTCTCCCTGAGCATTCCCGACGGCTCGTTCACCGTGATCGTCGGTCCCAACGCGTGCGGCAAATCGACCCTCCTGCGCGCACTCGCACGCCTGCTGATCCCGGCCGAGGGGGCGATCACGCTCGACGGCAAGTCCATCAGCCGGTACCGGGCGAAAGAGGCGGCCCGCATCATCGGTCTGCTCCCGCAGAGTTCGATCGCTCCCGACGGCATCACCGTGATCGACCTCGTCGCCCGTGGCCGCTACCCGCATCAAGGACTCATCCGCCAGTGGAGCAGCGAGGACCAGGAGGCGGTGGAGAAGGCGATGCGCGCGACGAACGTCGACGAGCTCCGCGGACGACAGGTCGACGAACTCTCGGGCGGTCAGCGTCAGCGCGTGTGGGCGGCGATGGCACTCGCGCAGCAGACGCCGATCCTGCTCCTGGACGAGCCGACCACCTTCCTCGACATCGCCCACCAGATCGAACTCCTCGATCTGTTCGCCGATCTCCACGCCGACGGGAACACGCTCGTCGCCGTGCTGCACGATCTGAACCACGCCGCGCGATACGCGACCCACCTCATCGCGATGCGCGACGGACGAGTCGTCGCCGAGGGTGAGCCGCGCGACGTGGTGACCTCCGCGCTCGTTCGCGAGGTCTTCGGACTCGAAGCCCGCGTGATCGAAGACCCCGCAACGGGCACGCCGCTGGTCGTGCCCGAGGCTCGGGCGACACGCGACGCACGAGCACACTGA
- a CDS encoding VOC family protein gives MTAFQITHPFSGFSVDSIDAARAFYGDTLGLDVTTNAMGFLDIRLPDGGSILVYAKPDHTPASFTILNFPVDDVEAAVDDLNARGVVTKIYDDEIGTDAKGIMRGGPDRGPDIAWFRDPAGNVLSVLSAS, from the coding sequence ATGACCGCTTTCCAGATCACGCATCCGTTCAGCGGGTTCAGCGTCGACTCGATCGACGCCGCCCGCGCCTTCTACGGCGACACCCTCGGCCTGGACGTCACGACCAACGCGATGGGGTTCCTCGACATCCGGTTGCCCGACGGAGGGTCGATCCTCGTGTACGCCAAACCCGATCACACACCGGCCAGCTTCACGATCCTCAATTTCCCCGTCGACGACGTCGAGGCCGCGGTCGACGATCTGAACGCCCGGGGCGTGGTCACGAAGATCTACGACGACGAGATCGGCACCGACGCCAAGGGGATCATGCGCGGCGGGCCCGATCGCGGGCCGGACATCGCCTGGTTCAGAGATCCGGCTGGCAACGTGCTCTCGGTACTCTCGGCATCCTGA
- a CDS encoding iron-siderophore ABC transporter substrate-binding protein: MKTTLKISAAVALLALTLAGCSSTPADSGPSSGGSAPTTGTFPQTVETAFGEVTVDSAPQRIVALGWADAETALALGYQPVGASDWLEFGGDGVGPWAEGLYDESPEIIATLEPSYEAIAALDPDLILDVRGSGDQDRYDRLSEIAPTIGVPEGGESYLTTQQQQVEMISTALGMPEKGEELLAEIDDAYRAAADAHPEWAGKTVTAATRTSEGWGAYIEGSNRVQTLERFGFVQNPTIAEIPTNSGGFSVSISSEELDLIDADLIVAFPIYIDTAEITDDAQWKGLPAVADGRSIVIDGDISAAYSLGSPQAALYTVENLTPLLEKALPAS; encoded by the coding sequence ATGAAAACGACCCTCAAGATCTCGGCGGCCGTCGCGCTGCTCGCCCTGACTCTCGCCGGATGCTCGAGCACCCCGGCGGATTCGGGGCCGTCGAGCGGGGGATCGGCACCCACGACCGGCACTTTCCCGCAGACGGTCGAGACCGCGTTCGGCGAGGTGACGGTCGACAGCGCCCCACAGCGGATCGTCGCGCTGGGGTGGGCGGATGCCGAGACCGCGCTCGCGCTCGGATACCAGCCCGTCGGCGCCTCCGACTGGCTCGAGTTCGGTGGCGACGGCGTGGGCCCCTGGGCCGAGGGGCTCTACGACGAGTCGCCCGAGATCATCGCCACACTGGAGCCGTCCTACGAGGCGATCGCCGCGCTCGATCCCGACCTCATCCTCGACGTCCGGGGAAGCGGCGATCAGGATCGATACGATCGGCTCTCCGAGATCGCCCCGACCATCGGCGTTCCCGAGGGTGGCGAGAGCTACCTCACCACGCAACAGCAGCAGGTCGAGATGATCTCGACTGCGCTCGGCATGCCGGAGAAGGGTGAGGAGCTGCTCGCCGAGATCGATGACGCCTACCGGGCGGCCGCCGATGCGCACCCCGAGTGGGCCGGGAAGACCGTGACCGCCGCCACCCGCACGAGCGAGGGCTGGGGAGCGTACATCGAGGGCAGTAACCGCGTTCAGACGCTCGAGCGCTTCGGTTTCGTGCAGAACCCCACGATCGCCGAGATCCCCACGAACTCCGGCGGGTTCTCGGTCTCGATCTCGAGCGAGGAGCTCGATCTGATCGACGCGGACCTCATCGTCGCCTTCCCGATCTACATCGACACCGCCGAGATCACCGACGACGCGCAGTGGAAGGGCCTCCCCGCAGTGGCGGACGGTCGTTCGATCGTCATCGACGGCGACATCTCCGCTGCCTACTCGTTGGGCTCGCCCCAGGCCGCGCTGTACACGGTGGAGAACCTGACGCCGCTGCTCGAGAAGGCGCTCCCCGCGTCCTGA